The window CCATGAGCGCCTGCAGAGGCCCGACCAGAACCGGCACCACGCCCAACGGCAGCAGGCCGTCCAGACCCATCGCACCCGTCAGCACCACGTACCCTCCGGCAGGCGTCAGTCGTCCACTCCCAGCAGCACGTGCTGCGGCTCCTCGCCCGGGATCACTTCCACCGTCATGCTGCGCCCGGCGCCGTCCGGCGCGCGCCACTCCAGGAGCACGTCGCCGGCCTCTGCCTCGGGCACGCCCCAGAGCGCCGGGGCGGCGCCCTGGCGCAGCACGTGCGTGCCCAGCACTCGGGGCGGTTCGCCCACCGTCGCCGTCACGCTCAGAGGCCCGGCGTGGGCGGCCTTCGGGGACAGGCCCGCCGTCACGGCCATGGCGAAGTCCAGGTCCACGCGGCGCGGGAACATCCACAGGTCGCCGCCGGTCAACGCCAGGACCATGTCCAGCGCCCCGTCGCCGTTGAAGTCGCCCAGGCATCCCGCCTGCTGCCCGCCGGCGGCGGCCGGCAGCAGATTCTGGACGTCCAGGTCCAGGTCGCGGGCATGGCCGAAGCTGCGGTAGCCGCGGTTGAAGAAGAGCTGCGGCGCCATCTGCGCCCCATAGAGCACCAGCAGGTCCAGCCGCCCGTCGTTGTTGACGTCGCCCGTCTGGGCGTAGGTCGCGCCGGGCTTGGCGATGTACTCCACCTCGCCGGACTGGTGCAGCAGGTCCACGAACCGGCCGGCGCCCAGGTTGTGGAAGAGCCGGTTGCGCCGGTCGCCCGGCACGAAGACGTCGGGCAGGCCGTCGGCGTCGTAGTCGCCGATGCACGCCCCGTGCCGGCCCTCCCCGACGACCACCCCGGCGGCCTCCGGCGCGCCGAAGACCGGGCCGCCCGTCCCCTTGTAGAACAGGCTGCCGCCCTCGAAAAGCTGGAGAACGTCGGGCCGGGCGTCGCCGTCGAAGTCGGCCGTCAGGCAGGCGCCCGGGGCACCCAGCCCGTCGCCGGGCCAGTCGCCCTCGGCCAGCGGCGCCGAGGCGACGCCGCCGGCAACGTCCACCGTCAGCAGGCGGGGCATCCCGGAGACCGCCGCGACGACCCGCGGGCCGTCGGCGGTTCCCACCACGTCCAGGCTCAGGCAGTCGGCCAGCGCGTCGGCGCCTTCCAGCGCCTTCCGGCTGAAGACCCCGTCCCCGCCCTGCACGTGCAGGCTCAGAGTCCCGCCGCTCCAGCTGAGCAGGTCCACGATC of the Candidatus Brocadiaceae bacterium genome contains:
- a CDS encoding VCBS repeat-containing protein, giving the protein MKRTMGFVAILALLTASATTARGFIDPTFTPVDLVEQSDVVLRVEFADANEEGTGLAQVKEVVKGDYEGDSVTVEFMAMGEALAAPSREVMGWIAGGQREALLFIGAFITEGGGGGERLGYLHVAGKWVVLAEWEGSWDMERIDARLLGCWAGSTDMLLRCVRYILENDNAAVPVTAGAVWQPETRFGRVAGAVHALEAVNTTGAAGGTELFLASDEGDRLYRFGGAAMEDVTAARGLAGASRQHVWADLTGDGIVDLLSWSGGTLSLHVQGGDGVFSRKALEGADALADCLSLDVVGTADGPRVVAAVSGMPRLLTVDVAGGVASAPLAEGDWPGDGLGAPGACLTADFDGDARPDVLQLFEGGSLFYKGTGGPVFGAPEAAGVVVGEGRHGACIGDYDADGLPDVFVPGDRRNRLFHNLGAGRFVDLLHQSGEVEYIAKPGATYAQTGDVNNDGRLDLLVLYGAQMAPQLFFNRGYRSFGHARDLDLDVQNLLPAAAGGQQAGCLGDFNGDGALDMVLALTGGDLWMFPRRVDLDFAMAVTAGLSPKAAHAGPLSVTATVGEPPRVLGTHVLRQGAAPALWGVPEAEAGDVLLEWRAPDGAGRSMTVEVIPGEEPQHVLLGVDD